From Vitis vinifera cultivar Pinot Noir 40024 chromosome 5, ASM3070453v1, the proteins below share one genomic window:
- the LOC100855157 gene encoding CMP-sialic acid transporter 2, whose protein sequence is MKNGMIECSVCHSRLVSPSAKTVSRAYDRHRSKISSKHRALNVFLVVGDCILVGFQPILVFMSKVDGKFEFSPISVNFLTEIAKVLFAIVMLLLQARRQKVGEKPLLSVSTFVQAARNNVLLAVPALLYAINNYLKFIMQLYFNPATVKMLSNLKVLVIAVLLKMIMRRRFSTIQWEALALLLIGISVNQMRSLPEGTTALGLPVATGAYLYTLIFVTVPSLASVYNEYALKSQYDTSIYLQNLFLYGYGAIFNFLGIVGTAVVKGPSSFDILHGHSKATMLLIFNNAAQGILSSFFFKYADTILKKYSSTVATIFTGIASAAMFGHTLTINFILGISIVFISMHQFFSPLSKVKDEEQNGKLEVMDIQGDHRLKDSSFINMAAGANEEASHRVGSDERQPLLPT, encoded by the exons ATGAAGAACGGGATGATAGAATGCAGTGTCTGCCATTCTAGATTGGTATCCCCAAGTGCGAAAACTGTCTCAAGGGCTTATGATCGGCACAGGAGCAAGATATCTTCAAAGCATCGTGCCCTCAATGTCTTCTTGGTTGTTGGTGATTGTATCCTAGTTGGTTTTCag CCTATTTTGGTGTTTATGTCCAAGGTGGATGGAAAATTCGAGTTTAGCCCTATTAGTGTTAACTTTTTGACTGAGATTGCAAAGGTTCTATTTGCAATTGTTATGCTTTTGCTCCAG GCTAGGCGTCAGAAAGTTGGAGAGAAGCCCCTTCTCTCAGTTTCCACATTTGTGCAG GCAGCCCGCAACAATGTGCTTCTTGCTGTTCCAGCACTTCTATATGCTATCAATAACTACCTTAAGTTCATCATGCAG CTTTATTTTAATCCCGCAACTGTGAAGATGCTTAGCAATCTGAAG GTTTTGGTAATTGCTGTTTTGTTGAAGATGATTATGAGACGGCGTTTTTCCACGATTCAG TGGGAAGCTCTTGCTCTGTTGCTCATCGGGATTAGTGTTAATCAGATGCGTTCTCTACCTGAGGGTACCACTGCTTTAGGCCTTCCAGTGGCTACGGGCGCATATCTTTATACATTGATCTTT GTAACTGTTCCGTCTTTGGCCTCAGTCTACAATGAGTATGCACTGAAGAGCCAATATGATACAAGCATTTATCTTCAG aacttatttttatatgggTATGGTGCTATATTCAACTTTCTTGGAATTGTGGGAACTGCCGTTGTCAAAG GTCCCAGTAGCTTTGACATCCTGCATGGACATTCAAAGGCTACCATGCTTCTGATATTTAACAATGCGGCACAAGGAATTTTgtcctcttttttctttaaatatgcTG ATACAATTTTGAAGAAGTATTCGTCAACTGTAGCCACCATCTTTACAGGCATAGCATCTGCTGCAATGTTTGGTCATACACTGACCATTAACTTTattttaggaatttctattGTGTTTATCTCTATGCACCAG TTCTTTTCACCTCTTTCGAAAGTCAAAGATGAGGAACAAAATGGGAAGCTGGAGGTAATGGACATTCAGGGTGACCACAG GTTGAAGGATTCATCTTTCATAAATATGGCGGCAGGAGCAAATGAAgaa GCTAGTCATCGCGTAGGATCTGATGAAAGACAACCACTTCTTCCTACCTAA